The Balaenoptera musculus isolate JJ_BM4_2016_0621 chromosome 6, mBalMus1.pri.v3, whole genome shotgun sequence nucleotide sequence TGAGGCAGGCATTATCCCCACTCAATACATTAGGTAACTGAGGTACAGATAGCTATGTAACTAAAAATGCCTCCCAGCTGGCCCTCCTCATTTAGTCAGTAACCTTTGGATAACTAATCCAGGATGTCCTTTGCTGCCAGCTGAGATTTCTCCATCATTCCGTCATGTCCACTAGAATCTCATGAAAGTCCTTGAAAGTACTTTCCTGGAGTCCATAAATACTTTATGTCCTGGAATTATTTCCAGGGATTTAAGAAGCTAGGGTTTCTTAGAGCCCTAATCATAATACAGAATTGAAGCCAGATTTGTATAAGGAGATTCTTACCTTATAGCATTGTTGAAATCATAGAAAACGTAAGGGCTTGAAatctttctttctcagttttgtgCATATCACCAGTCCCTCCTCCCATCTGTAGGGTCACTGAAAATATCCTGGCCATGGCACGCCCGTCCACTGAGCTCCTCGAGAAGTACTGCATCATCGAGCAGTTCCGAAGGTAAACGTTGCGTGTTTACACACTTTAATAAGCCAGCTTGTGTTTTCTCTCCTATTGCTTTTGACCTCAAATGGAGAGGTGCTTTCATTTTACCAACAGGAGTGTGAAGAACTTATTTCAAATAAGACAATTAAGGTTTTGAAAGTAGTTAATAGTGTTTATTAATGccaaaaatggttaatttttttaacactACCTCCCAatatgactaatttttttttctttttcctttaagccATGGCATAAAAAGTATCATCAACCTGCAGCGTCCTGGTGAGCATGCCAGCTGTGGGAACCCGCTGGAACAAGAAAGTGGCTTCACATACCTTCCTGAAGCTTTCATGGAGGCTGGCAGTAAGTCCTTCCATCCTCCTCTCCATGAGTTACCAAGGACAGAACTCAGAGACGTTTTGTCTATTCAGCTCTTAGGTTAAAAAGGTGATGGAAATAAACAGTTACTGCATAGTAGTGTAGTAGGGCTTCTAAAAAGTGAAGATGAGCTAACTTTGACTTTAAATAATGCGATCATGCTTCTGTGGTATTGCTGTTGAAAgtataagatttcttttttcctgtgagAGGGATCTTGAGAGGAGACCTTGTAGAAATAATGCCTGTATAATTAATATAAACAGTATCCAGAcctgtcatctcatttaatccttaaagcAGTCACATAATATAGTTGTTCTGCTTCACACATGAGGTCACACAGGCTGAGGAAGTtctgacttgcccaagatcacacagcttaaACATGGCagcaggattggaacccaggacTCACTCATGCTTTTACCTACTGCATAGCTCTGCCCCTGAGTAGGATGCAGGGATTCTGTATGTGACGATCTACAACTTGTTTTTAAGAAGTTTATGTTAGCTTTTTTATCCCACTAGTTAGAAAATCTATATGTACTACCTTATGCCATTTATCAGTTAGACATGTTTCCATGCTTAAACAAGGTTGCATGCTTTCCCTCCACGGTTGAGTAATTTTGGCATAGATCATTGACTTTAATTTGCAATCCTGCTTTTCCTTAATTCTTTCTGACTGAGTTTCAGCAGGAAATGTGTTAAGTAATATAGAATGTgctttttaagaaatgttaacaGTAAGTTTACTGGAAATGTAAAAAGCCTATTATTTTAGGTCTACTCATCCAGTGAGATCTGCATGCCTTACAGCTTTATACTTTTCATGAATTCACTCacttttttcaaatgtctttacaagtatttttcctgtatgttgattttcttcttgttctctTTCTCATTGTCCAGTTTATTTCTACAATTTTGGATGGAAGGATTATGGTGTAGCATCCCTTACCACCATCTTAGATATGGTGAAGGTGATGGCATTTGCCTTACAAGAAGGAAAAGTAGCTATCCATTGTCATGCAGGGCTTGGTCGAACAGGTAAATTCTAGGAGGTGGTTTTATTGTCCTTCtacatatttaaacatataagGAATATTTCCTAATTCTAGAGGATAGTTTTCAGATTCCTATCGAAGTTTTGGAGTCAAATGGAACAAGTCAGTAAAAGATACTTGAAATATCTTAGATAGCTTCAGTGACCATATATTCATGAGAGTATTTTTGAATGATTTAGTGCTAAAACCTCATCATATTGAGTAATAAATAAGTGGATTTCCATAGCTAGCTAAAtgatctttctgattttcttctttaaaggaaaaaaatcaacactttgtttttaatatgcagtgtctttttaaaatgtattttccttaaccaaaataataatgaaaatagcaAGCATTGTTTCACCTACTATCTTTCTAAGTCTTTAGCAACAATGTAAGTTTTGAAGGAGGTTAATTTGCTACATCAAGTAAGTGGCAGGGCCATGATTTAAAATCCATGGCTGTAAGGATTTTGTTTGTAAAGGAGAGTCTTACCTGtacctagaattctatataaaaatcaatgattTTACTTGAAAATGCTGCAGAATATCAGTGCAACACTGATATTGGGGCACAAAAAGGGTTGGAATCTTCATTGTCATATAATCTAGCCAGACACCTGAGCTCCACTCTGTCCACAGTGTACCCATATACCTGCCACTGGGTCTTCCACCTGCTGGGGAGCATCTTTAGGGTAGAGACGCATTTCTGTCCCAGATTGTCAGCTCTCACGGTTGAGCCAAAATCTCACTGTTCTAGGGATTCCACATGACAGCTCTGCAGATATTTCATACTTACCCCAAAGAACTGACATGTCCTAGTGAGAAAGATAGGTTGGACCTTGCCGTATACTAGGAAAACATGCATTTTTTCAGAGGTTCTGATTTTCATGTGTAGCGAGATTCACAAACTTAGTGATTAACACAGATGTCTTTTGATTTGCCTTTTACTTGATGTTAATTAACTATTATATTTGAGTTAATTGATTATCgcctttttattattcattttaatttagtattAATTAACAAGAATACATAATGTTTATACTGTTAAGGCTATTTTCCTTAATATTAAGTGCTTATAGAAAAATAGTTATGgtctagaggaaaatatatattagtttaGGCATTAGTTTAGTCTTAAATAAGAattatcaggagaaaaaaatagattgtgAATGTGAATAATTGCCAAAGATAAAAATACCCAAGTAGGAAAAATGCCAGTCTGGAATGTGCCACCAGTTGATGTCAAAGATGGCAGGGGTGGGAAGTTCCAAGCAGAGTGTACAGACTGATTGGATAGAAATTTTTAAGAGCTGTTCAGAGTGGAAAGCAGGATTGGCTTTCTTCCATGTTGGAGTTGGGCATTAATGACGGTAAATGGGCCAGGTCATCAGTTTATTCAGTCATCACCCTCCACACTCAGTCATCCCCCCTCACTCCACACCTACTCACCTTCACTGTGGCAGTTCTTGGTGCTTGCCCTGGAGTACAGAGGTGACCAAGGGTTCTCAGTCAAGGGGAGGGTTGCCATATAGACTTAGTAAAATAGATGAACACCTGTACAAAAAGTTATCATTGTCCttaaaatgtttctgtatttatGTGGTTTCCTAACACgtattcaaattttaaatcaccaaagagtataaataaaaatataagcttttCTCATATCAATATTCTCTTCTTCACTGTTTAGGTGTTTTAATAGCATGTTACTTAGTTTTTGCAACAAGAATGACTGCTGACCAAGCAATTATATTTGTTCGAGCAAAGCGACCTAATTCCATACAAACCCGAGGACAGCTACTATGTGTAAGGGAATTTACTCAGTTTCTGATTCCTCTTCGCAATATATTCTCTTGCTGTGACCCCAAGGCACATGCTGTCACCTTAGCACAGTATCTCATTCGTCAGCGGCATCTGCTTCATGGCTATGAGGCACGACTTCTGAAACATGTACCCAAAATTATCCATCTCGTGTGCAAATTGTTGCTGGACTTAGCTGAGAACAGGCCAGTAGTGACGGAAGAAGTGGCAGAAGTACCTGGCCTCTCTGCTGAAATTGAAAAGACTGTTTCTGAGATGGTCACAATGCAGCTGGATAAAGAGTTACTGAGACATGACAGTGATACATCGGACTCTTTCACCCCCAATGCAGTGGTGGCAGATTTTGAGAATCAGGATGTGATTCTTTCCAGTGAGCAAGAGTTTGACCCTCTTTGGAAGAGGCGGAATGTTGAGTGCCTTCAGCCCCTGACTCGTCTGAAAAGGCAGCTCAGCTACAGTGACTCGGACTTAAAGAGAGCCGAGTCACTTCTGGAGCAAGGGAGGACTCCGTGGACAGTGCCTGCCCAGGCCGTGCTTTGCCATAACCCCAGGCAGCAGAAGCACATAAGCCATTGTTACTCCCCACAGTCTCCACAGCTAGATTTAAATAAGGAAACGCTGGTCCGCAATGCATTTTCTTTCTGGAATCATGCTAAATTTGGAGGCCTGGAAGGACTCAAAGATGACAGGTCATCAATTTTCCATAGGACGAACATTCCAAAGGAAGTACAGCGAAGTAGAACCTTCTCTTCAGGTATTTCAGGTTCATACAACCCTGGGGAACCAGTTACACCAAACTTTGCAAACATCCCTAAGGAACTAAACTGTTCTCACCAGCAAGTGTCCCACTGTGAGTGTGAAACTCATGGTGGTTGTGGCCCAAGCTCCGTTGCGGAGGACAGTGAGACTTGCCGCCGCCCTGTGGACTGTGCGTCCAGTCCCAAAGCACAGTTCTTGGTTGGAACTGAAACCCGGGATAGCAAATATCTGTCTGAAGTTGCTCCATACACGGCTTTACAGTCTGACTTGAGTGTTGAAGCAAGGAGAATACTGGCAGCCAAAGCCCTGGCAAATTTAAATGAGATTGCAGAAAAGGAGGAAGTGAAAAAGAAGGTAGAAATGTGGCAGGTActtgtatttcatttaattatatatGAGTGGGAAATATTTGTGTCAGagaaaaaacaatacattttccCAGATTCATTTGTTACAGGAATTTGAAGACATGTTTGTATAATACGTAACTTTTGAACTTCAAGTTACTCAGCTATGATACCAGCTTGCTGTCATAGAAACAACAGACACAGGGCTGTTTTGTAGGTTCATTTCAATCTCTGTGAAAGAAAGCACTTAG carries:
- the PTPDC1 gene encoding protein tyrosine phosphatase domain-containing protein 1 isoform X1, which encodes MEQAGADISPPALPSWKPSAMQDPPRRLSAVPFLSSFFQGRRHSASDPILRLQQGRRSSTAKMLSSSSLQVMVAMSSVSCAERNPTCPERKRNSGRPTPKYTKVGERLRHVIPGHMACSMACGGKACKYENAARWSEQEQAIKGVYSSWVTENILAMARPSTELLEKYCIIEQFRSHGIKSIINLQRPGEHASCGNPLEQESGFTYLPEAFMEAGIYFYNFGWKDYGVASLTTILDMVKVMAFALQEGKVAIHCHAGLGRTGVLIACYLVFATRMTADQAIIFVRAKRPNSIQTRGQLLCVREFTQFLIPLRNIFSCCDPKAHAVTLAQYLIRQRHLLHGYEARLLKHVPKIIHLVCKLLLDLAENRPVVTEEVAEVPGLSAEIEKTVSEMVTMQLDKELLRHDSDTSDSFTPNAVVADFENQDVILSSEQEFDPLWKRRNVECLQPLTRLKRQLSYSDSDLKRAESLLEQGRTPWTVPAQAVLCHNPRQQKHISHCYSPQSPQLDLNKETLVRNAFSFWNHAKFGGLEGLKDDRSSIFHRTNIPKEVQRSRTFSSGISGSYNPGEPVTPNFANIPKELNCSHQQVSHCECETHGGCGPSSVAEDSETCRRPVDCASSPKAQFLVGTETRDSKYLSEVAPYTALQSDLSVEARRILAAKALANLNEIAEKEEVKKKVEMWQKELNSRDGAWERICGERDPFILCSLMWSWVEQLKEPVITKEDVDMLVDRSADAAEALFLLEKGQQQTILCVLHCIVSLQVIPANVEEAVLARAIKAFTKVNFDSENGPIVYNTLKKIFKNTLEEKRKMAKDGPKPGV
- the PTPDC1 gene encoding protein tyrosine phosphatase domain-containing protein 1 isoform X2; translated protein: MAAGVLPQNEQPYSPSVNNSGYAANMKGNSGRPTPKYTKVGERLRHVIPGHMACSMACGGKACKYENAARWSEQEQAIKGVYSSWVTENILAMARPSTELLEKYCIIEQFRSHGIKSIINLQRPGEHASCGNPLEQESGFTYLPEAFMEAGIYFYNFGWKDYGVASLTTILDMVKVMAFALQEGKVAIHCHAGLGRTGVLIACYLVFATRMTADQAIIFVRAKRPNSIQTRGQLLCVREFTQFLIPLRNIFSCCDPKAHAVTLAQYLIRQRHLLHGYEARLLKHVPKIIHLVCKLLLDLAENRPVVTEEVAEVPGLSAEIEKTVSEMVTMQLDKELLRHDSDTSDSFTPNAVVADFENQDVILSSEQEFDPLWKRRNVECLQPLTRLKRQLSYSDSDLKRAESLLEQGRTPWTVPAQAVLCHNPRQQKHISHCYSPQSPQLDLNKETLVRNAFSFWNHAKFGGLEGLKDDRSSIFHRTNIPKEVQRSRTFSSGISGSYNPGEPVTPNFANIPKELNCSHQQVSHCECETHGGCGPSSVAEDSETCRRPVDCASSPKAQFLVGTETRDSKYLSEVAPYTALQSDLSVEARRILAAKALANLNEIAEKEEVKKKVEMWQKELNSRDGAWERICGERDPFILCSLMWSWVEQLKEPVITKEDVDMLVDRSADAAEALFLLEKGQQQTILCVLHCIVSLQVIPANVEEAVLARAIKAFTKVNFDSENGPIVYNTLKKIFKNTLEEKRKMAKDGPKPGV